The bacterium genome includes a window with the following:
- the mltG gene encoding endolytic transglycosylase MltG — protein MTVPKGSRAAPGRKTPMRFGGTRMLVAGGVRRRRFYRVFAILAVLAIIAGIAVFAVTEAWFGATDPGPPAAIVIEPGTPLSAIARRLEDEGLIPSARVFMGLAKARGLAAKVRAGEFAVPRGVRPDEVLNALVFGPEIQHRLVVPEGTAMRRIAAMIVESGIDTRPVVETLISSAEFARSLGVPAARLEGYLFPDTYHYVRGEGAKTILTRMVERFFEVYDDPMRARQNARGRTMHEIVTLASIVEKETGVPHERALIAGVFSNRLARGMRLQSDPTVIYALGEKYAGDLNRRNMLVDSPYNTYVRAGLPPGPIASPGRDALLAALWPADTNAVYFVSRNDGTHVFNADYREHVNAVNRYQRGR, from the coding sequence GTGACAGTGCCGAAAGGCTCACGCGCGGCGCCCGGGCGAAAGACGCCGATGCGCTTCGGCGGCACCAGAATGTTGGTGGCGGGCGGCGTCCGCCGGCGGCGCTTTTATCGCGTCTTCGCGATTCTCGCCGTGCTTGCGATTATCGCAGGCATCGCCGTTTTCGCCGTCACCGAGGCGTGGTTCGGAGCCACCGATCCCGGCCCGCCGGCGGCGATCGTCATCGAACCCGGCACACCGCTATCGGCGATCGCGCGACGGCTGGAAGACGAGGGACTCATTCCGTCCGCGCGCGTTTTCATGGGGCTCGCCAAGGCGCGCGGACTCGCGGCCAAGGTGCGCGCGGGCGAGTTCGCCGTGCCGCGCGGCGTGCGTCCGGACGAGGTGCTGAACGCGCTCGTTTTCGGCCCCGAAATCCAGCATCGGCTCGTCGTGCCCGAGGGGACCGCGATGCGCCGTATCGCCGCGATGATCGTCGAAAGCGGCATCGACACGCGCCCGGTCGTCGAAACGCTGATTTCGAGCGCCGAATTCGCGCGTTCGCTTGGCGTGCCCGCCGCGCGGCTCGAGGGCTATTTGTTCCCCGACACGTACCACTACGTGCGCGGCGAGGGCGCCAAGACGATCCTGACCCGCATGGTCGAGCGTTTTTTCGAGGTGTACGACGATCCGATGCGCGCGCGTCAAAACGCGCGCGGGCGCACGATGCACGAGATCGTCACGCTCGCCAGCATCGTGGAAAAGGAGACCGGCGTGCCGCACGAGCGCGCGCTGATCGCGGGCGTGTTTTCGAATCGCCTGGCGCGCGGCATGCGCCTGCAAAGCGATCCGACGGTGATCTACGCGCTCGGCGAAAAATACGCGGGCGACCTCAACCGCCGCAACATGCTCGTGGACTCGCCCTACAACACGTACGTGCGCGCGGGTTTGCCGCCCGGCCCGATCGCCAGCCCGGGCCGCGACGCGCTTTTGGCCGCGCTCTGGCCCGCGGATACGAACGCGGTCTACTTCGTTTCGCGCAACGATGGTACGCACGTTTTCAACGCCGACTATCGCGAACACGTCAACGCGGTGAACAGGTATCAGAGGGGGCGATAG
- the ruvX gene encoding Holliday junction resolvase RuvX — MSDPGRVLAVDPGTVRHGVAVSDALRMLAHPLVVLPAKDEATDAAAIADLARREEAVAILIGLPLHMDGRESPGSTRARSLAEKIAAQFDGPVELVDERLTTSVAHALMAERKIRRDKRKRLADLMAAVNILQDWLDREAGS, encoded by the coding sequence GTGAGCGATCCCGGCCGCGTGCTTGCCGTCGATCCCGGCACGGTGCGTCACGGCGTGGCGGTCTCGGACGCGCTGCGCATGCTGGCGCATCCGCTTGTCGTGCTGCCCGCGAAAGACGAGGCGACCGACGCGGCGGCGATCGCGGATCTGGCGCGGCGCGAGGAGGCGGTGGCGATCCTGATCGGCCTGCCGCTGCACATGGACGGTCGCGAAAGCCCCGGCTCGACGCGCGCGCGTTCGCTCGCCGAAAAAATCGCCGCGCAATTCGACGGTCCCGTGGAGCTTGTCGACGAGCGGCTCACGACCTCCGTGGCGCATGCGCTGATGGCCGAGCGAAAGATCAGGCGCGACAAGCGCAAACGGCTCGCCGACCTCATGGCCGCGGTGAACATCCTGCAGGACTGGCTCGACCGCGAGGCCGGATCGTGA
- a CDS encoding metallophosphoesterase produces MTRIAVRCLKWGFAIAGVALALFVYKNLVDASDVEIRRIEVGGSVGAALDGTTALVLSDIHVRGQYARENRVIRTIERERPDFVLIAGDLRPYGGPAEPSIEFFERIRVPGGAFAVLGDAEYRKDTRSCIYCHKPGAWEVRDDLPVRVLRDQVVTLRGPRGAADLWASDVTSHPDDLSWIKATPEGRPVIALTHFPESAVEFAAAGADLVLSGDTHGGQALAPHLIHRLLIGSERARYLYGPYRVGDADLYVSKGLGWTHLPIRIGVRPEIVILEFTASAPPWPDRAPGTP; encoded by the coding sequence GTGACGCGTATCGCCGTCCGGTGTCTGAAATGGGGCTTCGCGATCGCGGGCGTGGCGCTGGCTCTTTTCGTTTACAAGAACCTCGTGGACGCCTCGGATGTCGAGATCCGCCGCATCGAGGTCGGCGGGTCCGTCGGCGCCGCGCTTGACGGCACGACGGCCCTCGTTCTTTCCGACATCCATGTCCGCGGTCAATACGCGCGCGAGAATCGCGTGATCCGGACTATCGAGCGCGAGCGCCCGGACTTCGTTCTCATCGCGGGCGATCTGCGCCCCTACGGCGGGCCGGCCGAGCCGTCGATCGAATTTTTTGAGCGCATTCGCGTTCCGGGAGGTGCGTTTGCGGTGCTCGGCGACGCCGAATATCGCAAGGACACGCGAAGCTGCATCTATTGCCACAAGCCCGGCGCTTGGGAGGTGCGCGACGATCTGCCCGTGCGCGTTCTGCGCGATCAGGTGGTGACGTTGCGCGGGCCGCGCGGCGCCGCCGATCTGTGGGCGTCAGACGTGACATCGCACCCGGACGATCTGTCGTGGATAAAAGCGACGCCCGAGGGACGGCCGGTCATCGCCCTGACGCACTTCCCCGAAAGCGCGGTCGAGTTCGCGGCGGCGGGCGCGGACCTGGTTTTGTCCGGCGATACGCACGGCGGGCAGGCGTTGGCGCCGCACCTGATCCATCGCCTGCTTATCGGCAGCGAACGGGCGCGTTATCTTTACGGGCCATATCGCGTCGGCGACGCCGACCTCTACGTCTCAAAGGGTCTTGGATGGACGCACCTGCCGATCCGGATCGGCGTCAGACCGGAAATCGTGATTCTGGAATTTACCGCGAGCGCGCCGCCGTGGCCGGACCGTGCGCCGGGGACGCCGTGA